The Paeniglutamicibacter sulfureus genome includes a region encoding these proteins:
- a CDS encoding MetQ/NlpA family ABC transporter substrate-binding protein: MERRTFIKGSLGISALTGLAVLTGCGLTGNAATGAENMTIKLIVTESAPYQEPTKIAQKVLESEGWEVQVKYVTDIVQPNLAVANGEYDANYFQHASYLAQFTKDKDIDVETAFYMYGSPGGLYSQKHKTIDELPQGAKIAIPVDPANNGRALALLAKAGVLKVDENKSVIHLSQNDILENPKGISFTEVDQQSLSKTLPDVDAGFLFVRLGAELGLTPQDALLFEEDADALPFICVVAAKPGFAETEKGKALQNAYQSDEVRTWFKEYIDGVLPTPWDRDPVADRKTWDS, from the coding sequence ATGGAACGACGCACCTTTATCAAAGGATCCCTGGGCATAAGCGCCTTAACCGGTCTTGCCGTGTTGACAGGCTGTGGCCTTACCGGGAATGCTGCCACGGGGGCAGAGAACATGACCATCAAACTCATCGTCACCGAATCGGCCCCTTATCAGGAACCGACCAAAATCGCCCAGAAGGTTCTGGAATCCGAGGGCTGGGAAGTTCAGGTCAAGTATGTCACTGACATCGTCCAGCCGAACCTTGCCGTAGCGAACGGTGAATACGATGCCAACTATTTCCAGCACGCATCTTATCTCGCTCAGTTCACCAAGGATAAGGACATCGACGTTGAAACGGCTTTCTACATGTATGGATCGCCCGGTGGACTGTATTCCCAGAAGCACAAGACCATCGATGAATTGCCACAGGGTGCCAAGATCGCCATTCCCGTCGACCCGGCCAACAATGGGCGTGCACTGGCGCTGCTGGCCAAGGCAGGGGTCCTCAAGGTTGACGAAAACAAGAGCGTGATCCATCTCTCTCAGAATGACATCTTGGAAAATCCGAAGGGCATTTCCTTCACGGAAGTCGACCAGCAGTCGCTCTCCAAGACCCTGCCAGACGTTGACGCAGGCTTCCTATTCGTACGGCTTGGCGCAGAGCTGGGCCTCACGCCACAGGATGCGCTGCTCTTTGAAGAGGATGCCGACGCGCTGCCATTTATCTGCGTCGTAGCTGCCAAGCCTGGATTCGCCGAAACTGAGAAAGGCAAGGCCTTGCAAAATGCCTACCAATCGGATGAGGTTCGCACGTGGTTTAAGGAGTACATTGACGGCGTGCTCCCAACTCCTTGGGACCGCGATCCCGTTGCCGACCGCAAGACCTGGGATAGCTGA
- a CDS encoding putative quinol monooxygenase — protein sequence MYFIVVKFQTKPDYTAQFMDLVTPFTEATRKEPGNLWFDWSRSVEDPSEFVLVEAFLDDDAAGKHVNSEHFKAGLEAMRPALVATPKIISRKVEGDSWGEMGELQIG from the coding sequence ATGTACTTCATCGTTGTAAAATTCCAGACCAAGCCCGACTACACCGCCCAATTCATGGACCTGGTGACCCCGTTCACCGAAGCCACCCGCAAGGAGCCCGGGAACCTCTGGTTCGACTGGTCCCGCAGCGTCGAAGACCCCAGCGAGTTCGTGCTCGTTGAAGCGTTCCTGGACGACGATGCCGCCGGCAAGCACGTGAACTCCGAGCACTTCAAGGCGGGTCTGGAAGCCATGCGTCCGGCCCTGGTGGCCACCCCGAAGATCATCTCACGCAAGGTTGAGGGCGATTCCTGGGGCGAAATGGGCGAATTGCAGATCGGCTAG
- a CDS encoding CoA-binding protein, with the protein MSNEQGQRHVNDPAVIRRLLQTPARWAVVGLTNNPSRVAPGVSRFLQDQLDMEIIPVSLSGESVLGNVGYKRLDEIPGHINVVNCFVNSQRVGDIVDQAIAVGADAVWLQLGVIDEAAARRAKEAGLEVVMDTCPKIEYPYL; encoded by the coding sequence ATGAGCAATGAACAAGGCCAGCGGCACGTCAATGACCCGGCAGTGATTCGTCGACTTCTGCAAACCCCGGCGCGGTGGGCCGTGGTCGGACTGACCAACAACCCGAGTCGTGTGGCTCCGGGAGTCTCTCGATTCCTGCAGGATCAGCTGGACATGGAAATCATTCCGGTGTCCCTGAGCGGCGAAAGCGTTCTGGGCAACGTTGGGTACAAGCGATTGGACGAAATCCCGGGGCACATCAACGTTGTGAACTGTTTCGTGAACTCGCAAAGGGTCGGCGACATTGTTGACCAAGCCATCGCCGTGGGTGCCGATGCCGTGTGGTTGCAACTAGGCGTCATCGACGAAGCCGCCGCCAGGCGCGCCAAGGAAGCCGGCTTGGAAGTCGTTATGGACACCTGTCCGAAGATTGAGTACCCCTACCTGTAG
- a CDS encoding MmcQ/YjbR family DNA-binding protein yields the protein MEYESWRGMLLSMPGAFEDFPFGEDAAVFKVAGKQGGRAKMFGLLMHRGGQLNLNLKCDPALAEQLRAANEQITPGYHMNKKHWNTVVPGLDEETMLAMIEDSYDLVVASLPAAERAALGWKGLVERG from the coding sequence GTGGAATACGAATCATGGCGCGGGATGCTGCTGTCGATGCCCGGCGCCTTCGAGGACTTCCCCTTCGGTGAGGACGCGGCGGTGTTCAAGGTTGCCGGGAAGCAGGGCGGCCGCGCCAAGATGTTCGGGCTGCTGATGCACCGCGGCGGGCAGCTGAACTTGAACCTCAAGTGCGATCCCGCGCTCGCCGAGCAGCTGCGGGCCGCCAACGAGCAGATCACCCCCGGCTACCACATGAACAAAAAGCACTGGAACACCGTGGTGCCGGGGCTGGATGAGGAAACCATGCTGGCGATGATCGAGGATTCGTACGACCTGGTTGTCGCCTCGCTGCCCGCCGCCGAACGCGCGGCGCTGGGCTGGAAGGGCCTCGTAGAGCGCGGATGA